In one window of Clavelina lepadiformis chromosome 4, kaClaLepa1.1, whole genome shotgun sequence DNA:
- the LOC143453160 gene encoding uncharacterized protein LOC143453160 isoform X1 — translation MLILKSFIVLLFLGLCKALKFPMTYTCATNARQQYDMFFPVQCPKGCASRTYGVWGNGTYTHDSSICRAAIHDGRLTDEGGEVIVYKQPGQTSYVGTERNSIKSSSYGYWRGSFSFTPKIPVTPITCETPVLDKRFALPTDFQVNCPPGCLKSSAKIWGSVIYTYHSSLCKAAIHDGRLTNAGGEVTIFTQPGQPSYKAEERNSVNSSSMDYSHSSFSFTPNVPGVNDPPVSCHITGRDTRFTVQASFNLTCPSGCANFTGNIWGSGIYTHDSAVCRAAIHDGRVTDDGGTVTFYRQLGQPSYIGLKKNSITSNPYAFWRTSFSFTAEVPDPPDCTTTAEDPNFFSQPSFKFFCPPSCADSASNIWGTVAYTSKSAICKAAIHDGRILNADGGIVTVYIQPGQQTYNGTERNSVKSLSFGYWLTAFSFTLNETDDGRHDYVTTISPDHGKGQNRELILLILIILLGLVVLLVAYGLWRWHKNRRYGNYSSDDATSAIIPEAEPVEF, via the exons atgctgattttaaaaagttttattgttttactttttttaggCCTTTGCAAAG CTTTAAAATTCCCGATGACGTACACATGCGCAACAAACGCACGTCAGCAGTACGACATGTTCTTCCCTGTGCAATGCCCAAAGGGTTGCGCTTCTCGAACTTATGGAGTATGGGGCAACGGAACTTATACGCACGATTCGTCGATATGTCGAGCTGCTATTCACGATGGACGTTTGACAG ACGAAGGTGGTGAGGTTATAGTCTACAAACAGCCAGGACAAACATCTTACGTTGGAACAGAGAGAAATTCGATCAAAAGCTCATCTTATGGTTATTGGAGAGGCTCGTTTAGTTTTACCCCGAAAATTCCAG TTACTCCAATTACGTGTGAAACACCGGTTCTTGACAAAAGATTTGCTTTACCGACCGATTTCCAAGTTAACTGCCCTCCTGGATGCCTGAAGTCGTCCGCTAAGATTTGGGGAAGCGTTATATACACTTACCATTCTTCATTATGTAAAGCTGCCATCCATGATGGAAGACTAACGA ACGCTGGGGGCGAAGTAACAATTTTCACACAACCCGGTCAACCGTCCTATAAAGCTGAAGAACGAAATTCAGTCAACAGTTCATCGATGGATTATTCTCATTCGTCTTTTAGTTTCACTCCAAATGTACCAG GTGTTAATGACCCACCGGTGTCATGCCACATCACCGGTCGTGATACCAGGTTTACGGTCCAGGCAAGTTTTAACCTGACCTGTCCATCCGGGTGTGCTAACTTTACTGGGAATATCTGGGGAAGCGGCATCTATACACACGATTCCGCCGTTTGCAGGGCTGCTATCCATGATGGAAGAGTAACAG ACGACGGTGGTACCGTAACGTTTTATAGACAACTTGGCCAGCCCTCGTATATAGGCCTGAAAAAGAACTCTATCACAAGCAACCCTTACGCATTCTGGAGAACATCATTTAGTTTTACAGCAGAAGTGCCAG ATCCTCCCGACTGCACAACAACAGCTGAAGACCCGAATTTTTTCAGTCAGccaagttttaagtttttttgtcCACCTTCATGTGCGGATTCTGCTTCAAATATTTGGGGAACTGTTGCGTACACTTCAAAATCAGCTATTTGTAAAGCTGCCATTCATGATGGCAGAATACTAA ATGCTGATGGTGGTATTGTTACTGTGTATATTCAGCCAGGTCAACAAACTTACAATGGAACTGAGAGAAACTCTGTGAAAAGTTTATCTTTCGGTTACTGGTTAACGGCGTTTAGTTTCACCCTTAATGAAACCG ATGATGGTCGTCACGATTACGTAACAACAATAAGTCCAG ATCACGGAAAGGGTCAGAACAGGGAGTTAATTCTATTGATCCTGATTATTCTTCTCGGTCTCGTCGTTCTCCTAGTTGCATATGGATTATGGCGATGGCATAAGAATCGTAGATACGG AAATTATTCAAGTGATGACGCGACCTCCGCAATTATCCCAGAAGCCGAACCCGTGGAGTTTTGA
- the LOC143453160 gene encoding uncharacterized protein LOC143453160 isoform X2 yields the protein MLILKSFIVLLFLGLCKALKFPMTYTCATNARQQYDMFFPVQCPKGCASRTYGVWGNGTYTHDSSICRAAIHDGRLTDEGGEVIVYKQPGQTSYVGTERNSIKSSSYGYWRGSFSFTPKIPVTPITCETPVLDKRFALPTDFQVNCPPGCLKSSAKIWGSVIYTYHSSLCKAAIHDGRLTNAGGEVTIFTQPGQPSYKAEERNSVNSSSMDYSHSSFSFTPNVPGVNDPPVSCHITGRDTRFTVQASFNLTCPSGCANFTGNIWGSGIYTHDSAVCRAAIHDGRVTDDGGTVTFYRQLGQPSYIGLKKNSITSNPYAFWRTSFSFTAEVPDPPDCTTTAEDPNFFSQPSFKFFCPPSCADSASNIWGTVAYTSKSAICKAAIHDGRILNADGGIVTVYIQPGQQTYNGTERNSVKSLSFGYWLTAFSFTLNETEYLQPHISGWHKSRNSTNISRK from the exons atgctgattttaaaaagttttattgttttactttttttaggCCTTTGCAAAG CTTTAAAATTCCCGATGACGTACACATGCGCAACAAACGCACGTCAGCAGTACGACATGTTCTTCCCTGTGCAATGCCCAAAGGGTTGCGCTTCTCGAACTTATGGAGTATGGGGCAACGGAACTTATACGCACGATTCGTCGATATGTCGAGCTGCTATTCACGATGGACGTTTGACAG ACGAAGGTGGTGAGGTTATAGTCTACAAACAGCCAGGACAAACATCTTACGTTGGAACAGAGAGAAATTCGATCAAAAGCTCATCTTATGGTTATTGGAGAGGCTCGTTTAGTTTTACCCCGAAAATTCCAG TTACTCCAATTACGTGTGAAACACCGGTTCTTGACAAAAGATTTGCTTTACCGACCGATTTCCAAGTTAACTGCCCTCCTGGATGCCTGAAGTCGTCCGCTAAGATTTGGGGAAGCGTTATATACACTTACCATTCTTCATTATGTAAAGCTGCCATCCATGATGGAAGACTAACGA ACGCTGGGGGCGAAGTAACAATTTTCACACAACCCGGTCAACCGTCCTATAAAGCTGAAGAACGAAATTCAGTCAACAGTTCATCGATGGATTATTCTCATTCGTCTTTTAGTTTCACTCCAAATGTACCAG GTGTTAATGACCCACCGGTGTCATGCCACATCACCGGTCGTGATACCAGGTTTACGGTCCAGGCAAGTTTTAACCTGACCTGTCCATCCGGGTGTGCTAACTTTACTGGGAATATCTGGGGAAGCGGCATCTATACACACGATTCCGCCGTTTGCAGGGCTGCTATCCATGATGGAAGAGTAACAG ACGACGGTGGTACCGTAACGTTTTATAGACAACTTGGCCAGCCCTCGTATATAGGCCTGAAAAAGAACTCTATCACAAGCAACCCTTACGCATTCTGGAGAACATCATTTAGTTTTACAGCAGAAGTGCCAG ATCCTCCCGACTGCACAACAACAGCTGAAGACCCGAATTTTTTCAGTCAGccaagttttaagtttttttgtcCACCTTCATGTGCGGATTCTGCTTCAAATATTTGGGGAACTGTTGCGTACACTTCAAAATCAGCTATTTGTAAAGCTGCCATTCATGATGGCAGAATACTAA ATGCTGATGGTGGTATTGTTACTGTGTATATTCAGCCAGGTCAACAAACTTACAATGGAACTGAGAGAAACTCTGTGAAAAGTTTATCTTTCGGTTACTGGTTAACGGCGTTTAGTTTCACCCTTAATGAAACCG AATATTTGCAACCACACATTTCCGGTTGGCATAAAAGTAGAAATTCTACAAACATCTCGcgtaaatga
- the LOC143453159 gene encoding uncharacterized protein LOC143453159 isoform X1, whose amino-acid sequence MFLKVFAVLLMTCVSSVIAFAIVYTCETNARQQYEMFFPVLCPKGCASHTYTIWGNGTYTHDSPICRAAIHDGRITDEGGAVMVYKQPGQMSYVGTERNSITSSSYGYWRGSFSFTPNIPDTPITCETPALDKRFVLLNTYEITCPSGCVSSSAEISGDVIYAYDSAICVAAIHDGALTNDGGKVTVYKQPGQPFYVNVTRNSINSTTSSYTRSSFSFRSDLPDVNDPPFACGITAHDTRFGTQASYNITCPKGCLNDDRTIWGSGFYTHDSSICRAAIHDGVLIDDGGPITFYRQIGQPSHIGIERNSISSSAYGYWRSCFSFTPKAQDPPDCTTTAEDPKFFDASQYEFACSPGCANSTADISGTVVYTSNSSICKAGIHDGRITDADGGWVKVFVQPGQQSYNGTDRNSLTSLQHGPFLSSFSFTKNMTDDGDHSTVTTEKPEKVKNNDDGLYALLIIPIVLLLILAVFVCRKYEPLQKFTSNSSTNLNFPPITTPAAMEEKNNYQVLDN is encoded by the exons atgtttttgaaagtaTTTGCTGTTCTGCTGATGACATGTGTTTCCTCAG TAATTGCGTTTGCGATTGTATATACGTGTGAGACAAACGCACGTCAGCAATACGAGATGTTCTTCCCGGTACTATGTCCAAAAGGATGCGCCTCACATACTTATACGATATGGGGCAACGGAACTTATACACATGATTCGCCTATATGCCGAGCCGCCATTCACGATGGACGAATCACAG ACGAAGGTGGCGCAGTTATGGTCTACAAACAGCCGGGCCAAATGTCTTATGTTGGAACAGAGAGAAACTCGATCACCAGTTCATCTTATGGATACTGGAGAGGTTCCTTTAGCTTCACCCCAAACATTCCAG ATACTCCAATAACCTGTGAGACGCCGGCCTTGGATAAGAGATTTGTTCTGCTAAACACGTACGAAATAACCTGTCCATCTGGATGTGTTAGCTCCTCTGCCGAGATTTCAGGCGACGTTATCTACGCTTACGATTCTGCTATATGCGTAGCTGCTATTCATGATGGAGCACTAACGA ACGATGGGGGGAAGGTAACAGTTTACAAGCAGCCAGGCCAACCCTTCTACGTGAACGTCACCAGAAACTCAATCAACAGCACCACGAGTAGTTATACACGATCTTCTTTCAGCTTTAGATCAGATCTTCCag ATGTGAACGACCCACCATTTGCTTGCGGCATTACGGCGCACGATACCAGGTTTGGAACCCAAGCAAGTTACAACATAACCTGTCCTAAGGGATGCCTCAATGATGATAGAACTATCTGGGGAAGCGGCTTTTACACTCACGATTCTTCGATTTGCAGAGCCGCCATTCACGATGGTGTATTAATAG ATGATGGAGGCCCCATCACATTTTACAGACAAATCGGGCAACCTTCACACATTGGCATTGAAAGAAACTCGATAAGCAGCTCTGCCTATGGTTACTGGAGGTCGTGTTTCAGCTTCACGCCAAAGGCACAAG ATCCTCCGGATTGTACGACGACCGCTGAAGACCCGAAATTTTTTGATGCATCGCAATACGAATTTGCCTGTAGTCCTGGATGCGCTAATTCAACGGCAGATATTTCGGGAACAGTTGTGTACACTTCTAATTCATCAATATGCAAAGCTGGTATTCACGATGGCAGAATAACTG ATGCTGACGGTGGTTGGGTAAAGGTCTTTGTTCAGCCTGGTCAGCAATCTTACAACGGAACAGATAGAAACTCACTGACAAGTTTACAGCATGGACCTTTTCTATCGTCGTTCagctttacaaaaaatatgacCG ATGATGGAGATCATTCAACCGTGACGACTGAAAAACCAG aaaaagtgaaaaataacGACGATGGACTGTACGCTTTGCTCATCATTCCGATTGTACTTCTTCTTATTCTTGCTGTCTTTGTCTGTCGTAAATATGAgccattgcaaaaatttac GAGTAATTCGtccacaaatttgaattttccaCCTATTACAACGCCCGCCGCAATGGAAGAAAAGAACAATTATCAGGTTTTAGACAACTAA
- the LOC143453159 gene encoding uncharacterized protein LOC143453159 isoform X2, translating into MFLKVFAVLLMTCVSSVIAFAIVYTCETNARQQYEMFFPVLCPKGCASHTYTIWGNGTYTHDSPICRAAIHDGRITDEGGAVMVYKQPGQMSYVGTERNSITSSSYGYWRGSFSFTPNIPDTPITCETPALDKRFVLLNTYEITCPSGCVSSSAEISGDVIYAYDSAICVAAIHDGALTNDGGKVTVYKQPGQPFYVNVTRNSINSTTSSYTRSSFSFRSDLPDVNDPPFACGITAHDTRFGTQASYNITCPKGCLNDDRTIWGSGFYTHDSSICRAAIHDGVLIDDGGPITFYRQIGQPSHIGIERNSISSSAYGYWRSCFSFTPKAQDPPDCTTTAEDPKFFDASQYEFACSPGCANSTADISGTVVYTSNSSICKAGIHDGRITDADGGWVKVFVQPGQQSYNGTDRNSLTSLQHGPFLSSFSFTKNMTDDGDHSTVTTEKPEKVKNNDDGLYALLIIPIVLLLILAVFVCRKYEPLQKFT; encoded by the exons atgtttttgaaagtaTTTGCTGTTCTGCTGATGACATGTGTTTCCTCAG TAATTGCGTTTGCGATTGTATATACGTGTGAGACAAACGCACGTCAGCAATACGAGATGTTCTTCCCGGTACTATGTCCAAAAGGATGCGCCTCACATACTTATACGATATGGGGCAACGGAACTTATACACATGATTCGCCTATATGCCGAGCCGCCATTCACGATGGACGAATCACAG ACGAAGGTGGCGCAGTTATGGTCTACAAACAGCCGGGCCAAATGTCTTATGTTGGAACAGAGAGAAACTCGATCACCAGTTCATCTTATGGATACTGGAGAGGTTCCTTTAGCTTCACCCCAAACATTCCAG ATACTCCAATAACCTGTGAGACGCCGGCCTTGGATAAGAGATTTGTTCTGCTAAACACGTACGAAATAACCTGTCCATCTGGATGTGTTAGCTCCTCTGCCGAGATTTCAGGCGACGTTATCTACGCTTACGATTCTGCTATATGCGTAGCTGCTATTCATGATGGAGCACTAACGA ACGATGGGGGGAAGGTAACAGTTTACAAGCAGCCAGGCCAACCCTTCTACGTGAACGTCACCAGAAACTCAATCAACAGCACCACGAGTAGTTATACACGATCTTCTTTCAGCTTTAGATCAGATCTTCCag ATGTGAACGACCCACCATTTGCTTGCGGCATTACGGCGCACGATACCAGGTTTGGAACCCAAGCAAGTTACAACATAACCTGTCCTAAGGGATGCCTCAATGATGATAGAACTATCTGGGGAAGCGGCTTTTACACTCACGATTCTTCGATTTGCAGAGCCGCCATTCACGATGGTGTATTAATAG ATGATGGAGGCCCCATCACATTTTACAGACAAATCGGGCAACCTTCACACATTGGCATTGAAAGAAACTCGATAAGCAGCTCTGCCTATGGTTACTGGAGGTCGTGTTTCAGCTTCACGCCAAAGGCACAAG ATCCTCCGGATTGTACGACGACCGCTGAAGACCCGAAATTTTTTGATGCATCGCAATACGAATTTGCCTGTAGTCCTGGATGCGCTAATTCAACGGCAGATATTTCGGGAACAGTTGTGTACACTTCTAATTCATCAATATGCAAAGCTGGTATTCACGATGGCAGAATAACTG ATGCTGACGGTGGTTGGGTAAAGGTCTTTGTTCAGCCTGGTCAGCAATCTTACAACGGAACAGATAGAAACTCACTGACAAGTTTACAGCATGGACCTTTTCTATCGTCGTTCagctttacaaaaaatatgacCG ATGATGGAGATCATTCAACCGTGACGACTGAAAAACCAG aaaaagtgaaaaataacGACGATGGACTGTACGCTTTGCTCATCATTCCGATTGTACTTCTTCTTATTCTTGCTGTCTTTGTCTGTCGTAAATATGAgccattgcaaaaatttacgTAA
- the LOC143453156 gene encoding general transcription factor II-I repeat domain-containing protein 2A-like, with the protein MASKKRKIDLENRQFNGEWTEDYLFVLNPSNKPKCLLCDCTLSMIKSQNIKRHFFTHHKHFNDKYKPGSWARKQKVACLDKSASSQKQCLSTFVSEQSKATEATLSISHILGKRMMTYSDAEAVKECIVEAVKIMHPSKKEVITSMTTLPLSRLTCTRRCTDIAEDLHDQVLIEVKDADCYALALDESTDITNCAQLAVFVRYFHHGVFNEELLALITLHGNTTAAAIYDALISKLKELQLPIQNICALSTDGAPAMIGACHGVVTNLRTEYCPDLIVIHCIIHQSVLCAKLSGDFQELMTDAMKLINKLKANSSLKHRQLRNFLDQHNAEFCDLLTHNNVRWLSKGNALKRLWDLRKDLVMFLNEKGQTSTLLEGTNLCNLAFLADCFTHLNTLNLKLQGKGHTIIQLWSAVKSFKQQLLLFVSDITKDMLHFPCLKVTIQEVSCDNDWSCFVEFLQNLDTEFCNRFKEFYEISSVIELISHPLSADVNGTWKTQLSTEYALLVSKMQVELCNLKGDEICIADPNVFWLSLVTLERYPVITRLARRILTCFASTYLCESLFSSMNFVKNKHRTRLTNAHLHELMRISVSDRKPRFDAIVRSKPTHHFSH; encoded by the exons ATGGCCAGTAAGAAGCGGAAAATTGATCTAGAAAACAGACAATTCAATGGTGAATGGACTGAAGATTACTTGTTTGTGCTCAACCCAAGCAATAAACccaaatgtttattgtgtGACTGCACTCTAAGCATGATAAAGAGTCAAAACATCAAACGACATTTCTTTActcatcataaacattttaatgatAAGTACAAGCCTGGCTCATGGGCCAGAAAACAGAAAGTTGCGTGTTTAGATAAGTCTGCCAGCTCTCAGAAACAATGCCTCTCAACATTTGTGTCTGAGCAATCAAAAGCCACAGAAGCAACACTCAGCATCAGTCACATTCTGGGCAAGCGGATGATGACATACAGTGATGCTGAAGCTGTTAAAGAATGCATTGTTGAAGCAGTAAAAATCATGCATCCAAGTAAGAAAGAAGTGATCACCAGCATGACAACTCTCCCGCTCTCCAGATTGACATGTACACGGAGATGCACTGATATCGCTGAGGATTTGCATGACCAGGTGTTGATTGAAGTCAAGGACGCTGATTGCTATGCACTAGCTTTAGATGAATCAACAGATATTACTAATTGTGCCCAGCTTGCAGTATTTGTTAG GTACTTTCACCACGGAGTGTTCAATGAAGAACTGCTTGCACTGATCACACTACATGGCAATACTACAGCAGCTGCGATATATGATGCACTCATAAGCAAACTTAAGGAGCTTCAGTTGCCAATTCAGAACATTTGCGCACTTTCCACTGATGGTGCACCCGCCATGATAGGAGCATGTCATG GTGTAGTCACCAACTTGAGAACCGAGTACTGTCCTGATCTGATAGTAATCCACTGCATCATCCACCAATCCGTACTATGTGCCAAGCTGTCCGGAGACTTCCAAGAGCTAATGACTGATGCAATGAAACTAATCAAtaaactgaaagcaaactcATCTCTAAAGCACCGGCAACTAAGGAACTTTCTAGATCAGCATAATGCTGAATTTTGTGACTTACTCACGCATAATAACGTGAGATGGCTAAGTAAGGGCAATGCTTTGAAAAGGCTGTGGGACCTTCGTAAAGATTTGGTcatgtttttgaatgaaaaggGTCAAACTAGTACTCTGCTTGAAGGTACCAATCTATGTAACTTGGCTTTCCTTGCTGACTGTTTTACCCATCTAAATACTCTGAACTTGAAGCTCCAGGGCAAGGGGCACACTATCATTCAGCTGTGGTCAGCAGTGAAATCTTTCAAGCAACAGctgttgctattcgtttcaGATATCACCAAAGACATGCTCCACTTTCCATGCTTGAAAGTGACTATACAAGAAGTTAGCTGTGATAATGATTGGTCATGCTTTGTCgaatttctgcaaaatttggacACTGAGTTCTGTAACAGGTTCAaggaattttatgaaatcagTTCAGTTATAGAACTAATTTCACATCCACTGTCTGCTGATGTTAATGGCACTTGGAAAACACAACTTTCCACTGAATATGCATTGCTGGTGTCTAAAATGCAGGTAGAACTTTGTAATCTTAAAGGAGATGAGATTTGTATCGCAGATCCAAATGTGTTTTGGTTATCACTTGTAACCTTGGAAAGGTACCCAGTTATAACCAGGCTGGCTAGAAGGATCCTTACTTGCTTCGCTTCTACGTACCTTTGTGAGTCgttgttttcatcaatgaattttgtaaaaaacaagcATAGAACGAGACTCACAAATGCTCATCTTCATGAGCTTATGAGGATATCAGTAAGTGACAGAAAGCCCCGATTCGACGCTATTGTGAGATCTAAACCAACTCATCATTTTTCTCACTGA
- the LOC143452468 gene encoding alpha-(1,6)-fucosyltransferase-like yields MINITFTLLLVTSLSFNVTFLYIFLMFPNGLQERPQSSLSHTFPIPKVRNGNDNQASLSVGFNKTSTKDQFTLVKARNLIKGAYSEAIEVNEFVRKYFRKNLDLTKKAALEEDYLTNYLPFNDLTRKLKFLVDVIHNESQKELSDLGNEVQKRIHKLQNPSDCKTAKKLVCKFPYYGFGCQHHHIGNCLLAALGTNRVMLVDYSSVPYPGIQKVFLPLSDTCSMEDLPKQVDEWKGELQENYEHIQVVRLDLGPKNNPNTRFKGLTIPKFLEEKVEFLHDDPNMWWIGQIMGYLLRTRPWISVRVQQIKKKLNLTHPYVSIHVRRTDKLVTEARKFEVEEYMDPVVAWYDSQVGNASNYTRRVYVASDDLASVIPDARNKYPNYDFVYNTVDDKKLLKDMRLTGKSRKTEDELVALVCDLMILAESDYFVGTYSSNIGRLVTQLMHFSSDATFRSRSIDWRMHYHRGLPLTYRAVEDFSGGKGELSFSAGETIVLTSSVESPSYKGFGRNEAGHEGSFPMYKVEQTLTFVQYLALNDTF; encoded by the exons ATGATAAACATAACATTCACATTGTTGCTGGTAACTTCACTGAGCTTTAACGTCACATTCTTGTATATCTTTCTGATGTTCCCAAACGGTTTGCAAGAGAG GCCACAATCAAGTTTGTCTCATACCTTTCCAATTCCTAAAGTCCGAAATGGCAACGACAATCAAGCTTCTTTGTCAGTGGGatttaacaaaacttcaaCTAAAG accAATTTACACTTGTCAAGGCAAGAAATTTGATTAAAGGAGCTTACTCGGAAGCAATCGAAGTGAATGAGTTTgtgagaaaatattttcgtaaaaatttggacttgacAAAGAAGGCTGCCCTCGAAGAAGATTATTTAACAAACTACCTTCCATTTAA CGACCTCACacgaaaattgaaatttcttgttgatGTCATCCATAATGAATCTCAGAAGGAATTGTCGGACCTTGGAAATGAAGTTCAAAAAAGAATTCACAAGTTACAG AATCCAAGCGACTGCAAAACGGCAAAAAAGCTGGTTTGCAAGTTCCCTTATTATGGATTTGGATGTCAGCATCATCACATAGGCAACTGTCTATTAGCTGCGTTAGGTACAAATCGTGTAATGTTGGTGGATTATTCTAGTGTTCCATACCCTGGAATCCAGAAAGTTTTCCTTCCATTGAGTGACACATGTTCGATGGAAGATTTGCCAAAGCAGGTTGATGAATGGAAAGGAG AATTACAGGAGAATTATGAACACATTCAAGTAGTTAGATTAGACCTAGGACCTAAAAACAATCCAAACACACGTTTTAAGGGGTTAACAATTCCCAAATTTCTGGAAG aAAAAGTTGAGTTTCTTCACGACGATCCAAATATGTGGTGGATCGGGCAAATAATGGGCTATCTGCTTAGGACCAGGCCGTGGATTTCTGTCAGAGtgcaacaaatcaaaaaaaaactaaatctTACCCATCCTTACGTGAG CATTCACGTTCGAAGAACAGACAAACTTGTAACAGAGGCAAGAAAATTCGAAGTCGAAGAATATATG GATCCTGTTGTTGCCTGGTACGATAGCCAAGTAGGAAACGCAAGCAACTATACGAGACGAGTTTATGTTGCGAGCGACGACCTAGCGAGTGTGATACCGGACGCccgtaataa GTATCCTAACTACGACTTTGTGTATAACACTGTCGACGATAAAAAGTTATTGAAAGATATGAGACTAACTGGCAAAAGCCGAAAGACAGAAGATGAACTTGTTGCGCTAGTCTGTGATTTAATGATTTTAGCAGAAAGCGACTATTTCGTCGGGACATACAGTTCTAAC ATCGGACGTCTTGTTACGCAGCTCATGCATTTTTCGAGCGACGCCACTTTTAGATCACGCTCGATCGATTGGCGAATGCATTATCATCGGGGACTTCCCCTAACTTATCGGGCGGTTGAAGATTTTTCTGGTGGAAAAGGGGAACTTTCTTTCTCCGCTGGAGAGACGATTGTTCTCACATCATCCGTTGAATCTCCCTCGTACAAAGGATTCGGTAGAAATGAAGCTGGCCACGAGGGCAGCTTTCCTATGTATAAGGTTGAACAAACGCTCACCTTTGTACAATATCTTGCTTTAAATGACACATTTTAA
- the LOC143452470 gene encoding alpha-(1,6)-fucosyltransferase-like, producing the protein MDPVVAWYNSQVGNASNYTRRVYVASDDLASVIPDARNKYPNYDFVYNTVDDKKLLKDMKQTVQSRQTEDELVAIVCDLMILSESDYFVGTYSSNVGRLITQLMHSSSDATFKSRSIDHRMHYHRGLPLTYRAVEDFSGGKGELPFSAGETIVLTSSIESPSYKGFGRNEAGHEGSFPMYKVEQMFTFVQYLALNNTF; encoded by the exons ATG GATCCTGTTGTTGCCTGGTATAATAGCCAAGTAGGAAACGCAAGCAATTATACGAGACGAGTTTATGTTGCGAGCGACGACCTAGCGAGTGTGATACCGGACGCCCGTAATAAGTA TCCTAACTACGACTTTGTGTATAATACTGTCGACgataaaaagttattaaaagaTATGAAACAAACTGTCCAAAGCCGACAGACAGAAGATGAACTTGTTGCGATAGTCTGtgatttaatgattttatcaGAAAGCGACTATTTCGTCGGGACATACAGTTCTAAC GTCGGACGTCTTATTACGCAGCTCATGCATTCTTCGAGCGACGCCACTTTTAAGTCACGCTCGATCGATCATCGAATGCATTATCATCGGGGACTTCCCCTAACTTATCGGGCGGTTGAAGATTTTTCTGGTGGCAAAGGGGAACTTCCTTTCTCCGCTGGAGAGACGATTGTTCTCACATCATCCATTGAATCTCCTTCGTACAAAGGGTTCGGTAGAAATGAAGCTGGTCACGAGGGCAGCTTTCCTATGTATAAGGTTGAACAAATGTTCACCTTTGTACAATATCTTGCTTTAAATAACACATTTTAA
- the LOC143452469 gene encoding alpha-(1,6)-fucosyltransferase-like, with amino-acid sequence MFYFLDQFTLVKARNLIKRAYSVAFEVNEFVRKYFSKDLDLTKKAALEEDYLTNYLPFNDLTRKMKFLVDVIHNESQKELSDLGNEVQSRIHKLQNPSDCKTAKKLVCKFPYCGLGCQHHHIGNCLLAALGTNRVMLVDYSSVPYPGIQKVFLPLSDTCSMEDLPKQVDEWKGDLQENYEHIQVVRLDLTHETSPNTRFKGLTLPKFLEEKVEFPHDDPNMWWIGQIMGYLLRPSPWISVKVQEIKKN; translated from the exons atgttttattttttagaccAATTTACACTTGTCAAAGCAAGAAATTTGATTAAAAGAGCTTACTCGGTAGCGTTCGAGGTGAATGAGTTTgtgagaaaatattttagtaaGGATTTGGACTTGACAAAGAAGGCTGCCCTTGAAGAAGATTATTTAACAAACTACCTTCCATTTAA CGACCTCAcacgaaaaatgaaatttcttgttgatGTCATCCATAATGAATCTCAGAAGGAATTGTCGGACCTTGGAAATGAAGTTCAATCAAGAATTCACAAGTTACAG AATCCAAGCGACTGCAAAACGGCAAAAAAGCTGGTTTGCAAGTTCCCTTATTGTGGGTTGGGATGTCAGCATCATCACATAGGCAACTGTCTATTAGCTGCGTTAGGTACAAATCGTGTAATGTTGGTGGATTATTCCAGTGTGCCATACCCTGGAATCCAGAAAGTTTTCCTTCCATTGAGTGACACATGTTCGATGGAAGATTTGCCAAAGCAGGTTGATGAATGGAAAGGAG ATTTACAGGAGAATTATGAACACATTCAAGTAGTTAGATTAGACCTAACACATGAAACGAGCCCCAACACTCGTTTTAAGGGGTTAACACTTCCCAAATTTCTGGAAG aAAAAGTTGAGTTTCCTCACGACGATCCAAATATGTGGTGGATCGGGCAAATAATGGGATACCTGCTTAGGCCCAGTCCGTGGATTTCTGTCAAAGTgcaagaaatcaaaaaaaactaa